One Punica granatum isolate Tunisia-2019 chromosome 3, ASM765513v2, whole genome shotgun sequence genomic window carries:
- the LOC116200904 gene encoding protein SPIRAL1-like 1 produces MGRGVSAGGGQSSLGYLFGSGEAPKAAANNPPAATTEPEAKPSSKSAAPPVEVTKNIPAGIHSTSSNNYMRADGQNTGNFITDRPSTKVHSAPGGGSSLGYLFGGDGK; encoded by the exons ATGGGTCGCGGAGTTAGCGCTGGTGGGGGACAGAGTTCATTGGGCTACCTGTTTGGAAGTGGGGAAGCTCCCAAAGCTGCTGCAAACAATCCCCCGGCTGCTACAACTGAACCAGAAGCTAAGCCTTCTTCAAAATCAGCTGCTCCTCCCGTAGAAGTTACCAAGAATATTCCTGCTGGTATCCACAGTACCTCCTCCAACAACTACATGAGGGCCGATGGTCAGAACACTGGCAACTTCATCACG GACCGACCTTCAACCAAGGTCCATTCTGCACCTGGTGGTGGATCGTCTCTGGGCTACCTCTTTGGTGGAGATGGTAAATGA
- the LOC116201356 gene encoding probable 6-phosphogluconolactonase 2, with amino-acid sequence MALSGVSPNRRGDLRIHENLDELKTDLADYIAELSEVTVKDRGVFSVALSGGSLISLMGKLCEAPYSKTVDWAKWHIFWADERVVAKTHPDSNYKLAKDGLFSKVPVIPSHMHSINDNLSSEEAANDYEFVIRQLVKTRVISASEVNDCPKFDLILLGVGPDGQVASLFPEHPILNEKDEWVTFITNSPKPPPERITFTLPVINSASNIAVVATGEAKAEVLRSILDDDVGPNCPSLPAKMVQPGSGKLVWFLDKDAASKLQG; translated from the exons ATGGCTCTCTCTGGGGTATCTCCCAATAGGAGAGGAGACCTGAGAATCCATGAAAACTTGGATGAGCTCAAGACAGACTTGGCAGATTATATTGCCGAGCTATCAGAAGTGACGGTGAAGGATCGTGGAGTCTTTTCCGTGGCTTTATCTGGTGGCTCCCTCATCAGCTTAATGGG GAAGCTCTGTGAAGCTCCTTACAGCAAGACTGTGGACTGGGCAAAATGGCACATCTTCTGGGCAGATGAGCGGGTGGTGGCAAAGACCCATCCCGATAGCAATTATAAGTTAGCAAAAGATGGGCTTTTTTCGAAG GTTCCAGTTATTCCTAGTCATATGCACTCTATCAATGACAACTTGTCCTCGGAGGAGGCAGCTAATGACTATGAGTTTGTGATCCGACAGCTCGTGAAGACACGCGTGATCAGTGCATCTGAAGTTAACGACTGTCCTAAGTTTGACCTCATCCTCCTCGGGGTGGGCCCTGATGGTCAAGTTGCCTCTCTCTTTCCGGAACACCCAATCCTCAATGAGAAGGATGAGTGGGTCACTTTTATCACCAATTCACCCAAACCCCCGCCGGAGAGGATCACCTTCACATTGCCTGTCATAAACTCAGCATCAAACATTGCCGTGGTCGCAACGGGTGAGGCCAAAGCGGAAGTGTTGCGATCCATTCTTGATGATGATGTGGGTCCTAACTGCCCTTCACTGCCTGCAAAGATGGTTCAGCCGGGAAGTGGGAAGCTGGTTTGGTTCCTAGACAAGGATGCTGCTTCAAAGCTCCAAGGTTAA